The genomic interval TGGGGGGAGGCCGGTGCCcggggggggagccagggcccggaacgggacggggggggggaagccagggctgggggggcgggggggaaggagaccCGGGGCGGGGCCCTGGGGGGAGGCCGGTGCCcggggggggagccagggcccggaacgggacggggggcggggggggaaggagacccggggcggggcccgggggggagactggtgcccgggggggggggagccagggcccGGAACGGGacgggggggccagggctgggggggaaagagacccggggcagggcccgggggggagactggtgcccggggggggggggggggccagggccccgaacgggccggggggggggggagccagggctggggggcggggggaaggagacccggggcagggcccgggggggagactggtgcccggggggggggggggagccagggcccggaacgggacgggggggggggagccggggcgggggggggagacccggggcagggcccgggggggaggCCGGTGCCCGGGGCGGGAGCCAGGGCCCGGAACGGGacgggggagccagggctgggggggcggggggaaggagacccggggcagggcccgggggggaggccggtgcccggggggggggggagccagggcccggaacgggacgggacgggggggagccggggcggggggggggagacccggggcagggcccgggggggaggCCGGTGCCCGGGGCGGGAGCCAGGGCCCGGAACGGGACGGGAaggggggggagccggggcggggggggggagacccggggcagggcccgggggggaggCCGGTGCCCGGGGCGGGAGCCAGGGCCCGGAACGGGacgggggagccagggctggggggggcggggggaaggagacccggggcagggcccgggggggaggCTGGTGCCcggggggggagccagggcccGGAACGGGACGCGGGCggggggagccggggcggggcggaCCCCGGGCGGAGCTGCCCAGCGATCCCGACACGGGCCCCCGACTAGGAGACCCGGGCTCGGGGCCGGGGCCCCCCCTCACCTCGCGCGCGGCCGCGCGGGGCCCGGCGGTCTCCATGGTGACCCGCGAGACCCGACCTGCTCCGCCGCCTCTGGCCGCCAGCCGCCGCACCCGCCATTCGAACAGCGCGCGCGAACGCCATTGGCTGCAGCGCCAGCGACGTCATTACGCCAGGGGGCGGGGCGACGAAGCGTCTCATGCCAGCCCTGCGCCCCAGCGCGCAGAGACTAGGGCTCCCCCTGGCGGTTTGGTCTGGTTCCCCCACAGACGCCACGCAGACAGCCACGGGAAATGCCCTTTATTGCTCGGCCACGTGCAGCCCGGCGCTCCCGTCCAGCTGGGGGGTCCCGCCGCCAGGCCCCGGGGCACGCACGAGCCCGGCCCGGGGGGGCGGCCCGCTGGCACAGCCTGAGTCTAACCTGAGGAAGGGGGGCGCCCACAGCCTGGCCTGGGAACGGGGCGCCAATGAGGGGAGCCActgctggggaggaggctgggtgCCCTTTGCTGCTCTCCCTGAgacggctggggctgggctggggcgctGCACAAGGGGGGTTCCTGAGCACACAGaatggtgctcctggctggcccaCGGGGGGCCTGGTCACAGCCTGCAAACAGTAAGGAGATGGAGCCTCAAACGGGCCGGAGCTCCAGCAGGGCCAGAGGAGAGGGTCAGCTCTGCCTCAGCCAGGCCAGGGGCGGCTCAGGGAGGCCACAGGTCACAGTCAAAGTCTGCAAAGGCGACGGAGGGTTCCAGGGCCGCCTGCTCCGCCTGCCGTGCGGCCAGGACGACGTCCACTGGGTGCTTCTGCAGGAGCTCGGCGTCCCAGGTCGCTCCCCGGAAGAAGAGGTGGCTCTTGAAGTGGTGGAGGTAGTGCAGGCGCCGCAGGGGGTTTCGGcacaggagctggggagggagagcctgACCGTGAGACCGGGGATAGACTcagccagcctgccctgctggagaggggatggggcaggaaaggggcaCCAGGAGACCGGGTGCAGGAGGGACTGGAAGGAGTTACCTCGCTGAGCAGGAGGGACAGCCCCCGGCTCAGGGAGCTCGGGCTCTCGTAGCTGCAGCGGTTCACGCTCGCCAGCATGGCCAGGTGGTCTCGCTCGGGAGGAACCGGGAACTAGGGGAGACAGGAGCGGGCTGTTAGTCCCCCGGAAGGATGCATTCCCAAAGAGCAGCGGGCGCAGAAggggctgctgcctccctgcctctgcacaggcccagcagctgcagcaggagcccagccCCAAGATCTAGGCTGGGGCAGCTtagggcaggagccaggctgcagCATGAGCACCACATGTTGGATGCAGGTACCCATCAGACACCCCCTACACCATCTTCCAGCCCTCAGCAGGCCCGAGCCCCTCTGGGCTCAAGTCCTTCCCTGATCTATTGCACAAGAGCCACAATCCAGACCATGGGATAGAGGCTCCAATGCATGCGCCGGGGATGGGAAGCAGGGAACCCGCCAGCAGACGCCAGCAGAGCTCGCGGAAGTGCTGCAGAGTGGAAGCAGCCTtcagacaaggagcaggggggcccaGTGACCCTTccagctgggatctgggagaGATGGGGAACACAGGTTTCTCCTCTGCCCCCGGACCCTCCCACTGGCCAACGTGGCTCCAGGGGATAGCAGGGCTGTGTGTCCAGACCAATAGGgatgctgccccagcccctcgcctcccagtgatagagaatctgaCCGCTTAGCATCTCTCCCCGGCCCTGTCACCTCACCTTCCCAGTAGCCAGGGTAAAGAGCAGGATGCCCAGAGACCACCAGTCAGCAGAATGGCTATAGGGGCCTCCGCTCAGCACTTCTGGGGCTGTCAATCCCAAGAGAAAGCAGAGTCAGGGTTTGTGCagtgccccgccccccagccccattgCCCAGCAGCAGCCCGTGCCAGCCTTACCCATGTACTGCAGGGTCCCACAGATGGTGTAAGCCCGCTCCCCTCGGCGCAGATGGCGCGAAAGGCCGAAGTCTGTCAGCTTTAGGTGCCCtgtgcacagacacacactgtaTCTCTGCCCTGCAAGAGCCATGCCCCCATGGAGCCAGCCCGCAGCCCCCAGACTGCAAGCCCAGTATCCCCCCCACCCAAGCCCTGTACACAGACACGGCCAACCTGgcattccctccaccccagacGCTGCCAGTCCAGCATCCCCCCTACCCAGGGAACAGAGGCTCAAGTCCAGCACGTTCCCAGCCCctagtgcggggggtgggggggagcagtgcACCTACCACGTTCGTCCAGGAGTATGTTCTCCatctgaaaaggagagagaggtcaGAGATCACATTACATCCTTGTCCAGGGTGTACTCAGCCCAGCGAGGCTGCCCGGCCAGGACACACCAGCTGGCCTGGAAAGGGCCATATTCCATCAGGCTGCTTGCGAGGGCGCCCTGCGGCTCACACTCCACGTCTGCCTGTGTGAGGAGACCAGCCCCTCCTCTAAGAGCCGCCCAGGGTCCGCAATGGGCTGGATCAGGCCTCGGGCAGCACTCACCCAAACTAGTGGGGGAAAGGGCAGCTGCCCACTCCCGCCACTGAGCGGAGCAGCTGAATCCAGCTCCCACCCCACCAGATGTGAGTTTGGGGTCTGGGGGGAGGTGAGGTCCCCCCACCACAGAGGAACttgccacccccagctcccctgctcctgccagccagcaCTGACTCaaacccagcagcagagcagccGCCCAGAGCCTTGCAGTGGAGCCCATCGCCCCAAGCATGTGTCTGACTCAGTCcggggaggggcaggacaggtCAGACCCCCTCTCCCAGGGCACTCATACCTTCACGTCTCGGTGCACAATGCCCAGGTCGTGGAGATAAcctggaagaggagaaaggaggagagtCACCAGAGTCCCACCAGGCATGGCGAGGAGGACCATAGGCCTGACCCAGTCCAGGGGAAGCTGTCTGACCAGCAGCTCCTAGCAGGCAGGGAGGAGCTCACAtctggcccctctgccccacacagagCCTCCTCCCCAGGGCCCAGAGATCCCAGGGTGCTGGCAGCATCAGCCACACAGCACCAGGGAAACCCATagggactccctgccccagcacaggttTCCATGCAAGCGCTTCTCAGCAGGTCACTTACCCAGCACCAGCACCAGCTCCGCTGCAAACAGGCGAATGGTGGCTTCCGCAAAGCGCCCCGAGGAGGCCCAGAGCGCGTACAGGTCTCCGGTGCTGCAGTATGTACACACTGCAGAGGGAGACAGACACTATAGCTGTGGGGGGGCCAGCACacacagcccagctggggagagccagggctccaggcaaatgccatcccctctccctccccacagatcTACAGACCCTGCCTGCAAGGGGCCTCACCTACTGGGGAGGCAGGGCACAGAGCGGGCATGGCCTGGGCTGATATTTACAGTAGAGTTGCTTCCCTTTGCTGCCAATCCCTTCATTGCCCGAGGGCCGGGAGAACCGTACCAGCCCAGGCCTGCCAGAGGGAACTGCCTTTATCCTGCTCACATGACCCAGCCACGGtggacatggggg from Chelonia mydas isolate rCheMyd1 chromosome 17, rCheMyd1.pri.v2, whole genome shotgun sequence carries:
- the RSKR gene encoding ribosomal protein S6 kinase-related protein isoform X1, giving the protein MGAASSEPEPPPGPLKGGGLAAQVSWVRTWKSVLAGIGVTVSGLERNVAARRRLQPQRGPGEKLPRLGEKVVTGWPVPQFVSLFLPEFPIRPPLGQQQLKILGFVAKGSFGTVLKVLDCGREKVFAVKVVPKVEVLRRDTLKQCKEEVSIQRQVSHPFVHCLGDSWQGQRHLFIMCTYCSTGDLYALWASSGRFAEATIRLFAAELVLVLGYLHDLGIVHRDVKMENILLDERGHLKLTDFGLSRHLRRGERAYTICGTLQYMAPEVLSGGPYSHSADWWSLGILLFTLATGKFPVPPERDHLAMLASVNRCSYESPSSLSRGLSLLLSELLCRNPLRRLHYLHHFKSHLFFRGATWDAELLQKHPVDVVLAARQAEQAALEPSVAFADFDCDLWPP
- the RSKR gene encoding ribosomal protein S6 kinase-related protein isoform X3 encodes the protein MGAASSEPEPPPGPLKGGGLAAQVSWVRTWKSVLAGIGVTVSGLERNVAARRRLQPQRGPGEKLPRLGEKVVTGWPVPQFVSLFLPEFPIRPPLGQQQLKVVPKVEVLRRDTLKQCKEEVSIQRQVSHPFVHCLGDSWQGQRHLFIMCTYCSTGDLYALWASSGRFAEATIRLFAAELVLVLGYLHDLGIVHRDVKMENILLDERGHLKLTDFGLSRHLRRGERAYTICGTLQYMAPEVLSGGPYSHSADWWSLGILLFTLATGKFPVPPERDHLAMLASVNRCSYESPSSLSRGLSLLLSELLCRNPLRRLHYLHHFKSHLFFRGATWDAELLQKHPVDVVLAARQAEQAALEPSVAFADFDCDLWPP
- the RSKR gene encoding ribosomal protein S6 kinase-related protein isoform X5 is translated as MGAASSEPEPPPGPLKGGGLAAQVSWVRTWKSVLAGIGVTVSGLERNVAARRRLQPQRGPGEKLPRLGEKVVTGWPVPQFVSLFLPEFPIRPPLGQQQLKILGFVAKGSFGTVLKVLDCGREKVFAVKVVPKVEVLRRDTLKQCKEEVSIQRQVSHPFVHCLGDSWQGQRHLFIMCTYCSTGDLYALWASSGRFAEATIRLFAAELVLVLGYLHDLGIVHRDVKMENILLDERGHLKLTDFGLSRHLRRGERAYTICGTLQYMVPGSSRARPPGHAGEREPLQLREPELPEPGAVPPAQRAPVPKPPAAPALPPPLQEPPLLPGSDLGRRAPAEAPSGRRPGRTAGGAGGPGTLRRLCRL
- the RSKR gene encoding ribosomal protein S6 kinase-related protein isoform X4 — its product is MGAASSEPEPPPGPLKGGGLAAQVSWVRTWKSVLAGIGVTVSGLERNVAARRRLQPQRGPGEKLPRLGEKVVTGWPVPQFVSLFLPEFPIRPPLGQQQLKVVPKVEVLRRDTLKQCKEERQVSHPFVHCLGDSWQGQRHLFIMCTYCSTGDLYALWASSGRFAEATIRLFAAELVLVLGYLHDLGIVHRDVKMENILLDERGHLKLTDFGLSRHLRRGERAYTICGTLQYMAPEVLSGGPYSHSADWWSLGILLFTLATGKFPVPPERDHLAMLASVNRCSYESPSSLSRGLSLLLSELLCRNPLRRLHYLHHFKSHLFFRGATWDAELLQKHPVDVVLAARQAEQAALEPSVAFADFDCDLWPP
- the RSKR gene encoding ribosomal protein S6 kinase-related protein isoform X6 gives rise to the protein MGAASSEPEPPPGPLKGGGLAAQVSWVRTWKSVLAGIGVTVSGLERNVAARRRLQPQRGPGEKLPRLGEKVVTGWPVPQFVSLFLPEFPIRPPLGQQQLKILGFVAKGSFGTVLKVLDCGREKVFAVKVVPKVEVLRRDTLKQCKEEVSIQRQVSHPFVHCLGDSWQGQRHLFIMCTYCSTGDLYALWASSGRFAEATIRLFAAELVLVLGYLHDLGIVHRDVKMENILLDERGHLKLTDFGLSRHLRRGERAYTICGTLQYMAPEVLSGGPYSHSADWWSLGILLFTLATGKLLCRNPLRRLHYLHHFKSHLFFRGATWDAELLQKHPVDVVLAARQAEQAALEPSVAFADFDCDLWPP
- the RSKR gene encoding ribosomal protein S6 kinase-related protein isoform X2 → MGAASSEPEPPPGPLKGGGLAAQVSWVRTWKSVLAGIGVTVSGLERNVAARRRLQPQRGPGEKLPRLGEKVVTGWPVPQFVSLFLPEFPIRPPLGQQQLKILGFVAKGSFGTVLKVLDCGREKVFAVKVVPKVEVLRRDTLKQCKEERQVSHPFVHCLGDSWQGQRHLFIMCTYCSTGDLYALWASSGRFAEATIRLFAAELVLVLGYLHDLGIVHRDVKMENILLDERGHLKLTDFGLSRHLRRGERAYTICGTLQYMAPEVLSGGPYSHSADWWSLGILLFTLATGKFPVPPERDHLAMLASVNRCSYESPSSLSRGLSLLLSELLCRNPLRRLHYLHHFKSHLFFRGATWDAELLQKHPVDVVLAARQAEQAALEPSVAFADFDCDLWPP